The sequence TGTTAAAATATGAGCCTATTAAAGGATCCCTCCTTAATTATTTCAAAGTATGAATTGGCATAAGATACTATGATATTATTAAAACTTGTCTAGAAGGCAAAAAAGCAGAGTGGAAATGAGATATTAGTTTATCAATAAACATTTTCATCGTATTTACAATAAGTTTAGAAATAAAAATATGAGGAGTATTGCATAACCCTATAGGGATCTACTCGCTAATATTAATTTTTGGGATAAAAAACAAATAGGTTTTGTTGACTTCAAGATGAAGATATCTTGTTTCATAGAAATTTTGTACCAAGTTAACCACCTGTTGTCCCCCCAATTACAAATTATGTTTAAAGAAACTGACATGAAACTCATCAGGTCGAGGAGACTTGTTGTGTTTCAATCTTTTTTATCAATTCCAAAAGCTTTAAAGGGAAGTAATTTTCATCAATAGAGTGTTGATTTTTGCAATCAAAACTACGCTAGTGTTATCCAACGATTATAGAAAGTTACCCGATTCAAAGATATTTAGAATAAGATCAGTAAACTCTCATCTATAATTGACCAGCATCTGTATGTGGAAGAGGATGGATAACCGCAAGTCCAATAGCATTACGAGGTCAAATTTACTAATCACCACCCATATTTCTTCTTTAAATGGATTTCTTGATACTTCTGCATTGTTTTTCTCGTATAATGAAAAGGAACTAGATAGATGATTTGCTGGTAAGTTATTTTCATAGGATTgtcgatttttttctttttgaaagttTTGCACCAATTCTCCTGTAAtgtctccttgtttagtgatccAAGAGCTATCTTTTCTTTGCaaataattgatttttttattatttttcctatgttGTTATACAAGCTAATGGAATGTTCTAGTGTTTTCAGTCCCAGTTTTTGCCCAGTTTGTTTCATCCTCTGTTTATGATAGATTACTTGACTTCTATGACTAGATAGTTATTCCGTTAGGGAGACCAATCTTACTCAATATAATTATCGGAGCAGAAGCCTCCATAAGTAATTCCTTTCTTTTTAGTCTTGAAATTTTATGCTATACACATTCTTGTGCAATTGCACCCCATGTCCAGCTGGCTCCAAAATTTTTTTAGGcccaacaagattttttttttatatccaaGCTTATTTTTGCTTTTCTGCACCCCTAAAAACATTTTTTTGCACCCTTAGCAAATTTTTGCACCCCATCTCATAATTTCTGGCTCCCCCTGCCAATTAGTTAGAAAACATTCCAATTTTCTCAAGTCTATCGGGTGCTTGCTACATGTAACTATGACAATAACACAACTCTATTTAGAGTAAATGTAGAATCTATATAATAATAATCATTATTTGGATATTTCGTGAGAATCTAAAGTAACCCCATCCCTCTAGTTTTCTGTACACAAACAACAACAGTCATCAATCATCATCCTTCCTTTTCTCCCACTCTTTCTGTCCggataaaaaaatgaaaagagcAAATTGATTGCGAAAGTAAAAAGTAAAAATCGAGTCATCAACAGTCAAGAAAAGACTCGAAACTGTTTCTTCACAatattcctttttcttctctatttttttttagagagagaaagaaagaaacatCGAGAGGGTTAATGGCGAGCGAATGAAACAACTTGTTTTCTCTCTCTTCTGTAAAACACTACCTGGATTAAGTAATCACCACCAGCTcaccttcttctacttcttcttcttcaataatggTTGGTGATCAGAAACAAGGAAtggatctaaaaccctaaaagggttctTTTTCTGTTGAAATAGTAGGATTGTTTGTTGTTATAAAAAGAGAAATCATTGGGTAAACCCTATTTAATCAATTAGATCGAAGAAGGGATTCAAAGAACTATGGCGTCAGCTAAGTCATCTAGGTCTAGGGTATCAGGTGGAGTAACACCATCAAAGGGAGCAGGTAATGTTGTAGAAAATGGTATACAGATCGAAGATAAACTCAAAGTATTTAGGAATGATAATTTTGAGCCTGAAGCATTTGTACAGTCTAAATGTCAGTCTTTGAATGAAAAGGTATGATTTTGCCTTCTTTTTTTTGGGATTTGTTATATTTCATTTGACTATATTGTTACAAGTTTTTGCGTTGATTTAATTACAAACTGTTTCTACTTTGATTAAATTTTCTAGTCCTAGTTACTTGATTGTGATTTGATTGATAAGGAATGGTTCTAATTAGGTTGAAATCATGTTAGTATTGATCCATGTGTCTCAACGAAATTCAGAAATTGTTCTCAATTTGGTAATGGTTCGGCTGCACCATATGCCTAGTGGTAAGCAGATGGTCGAAAACATCTAGTCCCAAATTTCCAGTTTGCAGGATCCAAAACATCTAGTACCAAGTTTATATATACATCTTAGTTGAGAGAAGAAAATTAGCCAAACATCAGAACTCAGTGCTGTTTAGAATGTTTCATCAATGATGGGGGTTAGGTGAGTTCACAAGAGTGAGGGTTTCATCATGTTTGTACCTTGATGGAATTAGGATTCTACTCCATATGCAATTGGATTACCTTGCAAGAATGTCAAACTACTAGACCCACATGGTCAATCAAGTGAACTAGAATCTCCTTAACTTGTATGgttaacactttttttttttgtcacatGCATATAAAGACATTTTATAGGCAGTAGACCTTGTAATACCTCTGTATCACAGCTTCTTTTCGTACTGGATCATTAACTGCACACAACACACTAAAAGAGGGTTCAGTTTTACATATGTTATCGCAATTCTTACAACGGTTTCTTTCGTCACATAATCTTTAGTTATATGCCGTGGGAAATGAAATAAATTTCTGCATCTATTACAGGAAATAAGGCAGTTATGCTCATACCTTCATGATTTGAAGAAGGCTTCTGCTGAGGAAATGCGTAAGAGTGTTTATGCCAATTATACAGCTTTCATACGGTGAGTGCATCATCACTAGCCATGTAACTATTAGATGCTCTGTAGTTTTATTGCTATTAGATGCGATTTTGAACTTCTTAAGCACATCACTTCTTTATAGTTTGGTTATGTTGCTTTTTGTATGCCAATTTTCAATTCAAAGCTCAAACTCTTTTAGCCAGATACTGGGATAATCAATTTTATTATTATGTAGTGGTGTAAATACTGCACAACTTCTGATGGTCCTCTCGATCAAAATATTTGAAACATGTTCTTCTACGTAGGTAAGAACCTGAACTGGATAACTAGTTAATAGCCTCCTTCGTTCTGCTCATAATAACATTTCTCCTAATAATAAAAAATTGCACAGTTCTTGTGATTATGCTGGACGCTTTAAAGCAAAAATGAGTTTTCCACGAATGATGTGGTCCATTTAGGCATACTTTTGTTTTACACCAATCTTTATTTTTCGTCTCCCTGAGGCATACTTTTGTTTCATCTGAGGCATCTTGGTCAAGGAAATGCTGACACTTGGTTATCAAGATATGCTCTCAAAAGCTCTAGAATAGAAGGCGTTTCTTAACTTCTGTAGTGAAACACTGTCCGTCCTAGTGAACTACCGAGTTAAAGAAACTATTTGTTAATTGGGGTAGTTAGACACCCCCCTCACATAATGTTCGTGGTCAACTGTAATTTATCCTGAATGATCACCCACTCTCTCTCATAAAGTTTGCGATTGACTTTAATAATgatcactctctctctctctcataaaGTCTGTTCTTTCGTATTTGCAGCACATCAAAGGAGATATCGGATCTAGAGGGGGAGCTTCTTTCCATCAGAAATCTTCTATCCACACAGGCAGCCTTAATCCATGGTTTAGCTGAGGGAGTTCAAATCGAGTCCTTGTCAACTACTTTTTCTGAAGATTCCGCATCACGCGGGACACACAAGTCTGAAAACAGAGAAACTTCAGATGTAGAGAAGTGGTCAGTAGAGTTTCCTGATATGCTCGATGTCTTATTAGCTGAGAGGAGAATAGATGAAGCTTTAGATGCCTTAGATGAAGGAGAAAATGTAGCTGCAgaagcgaaagaaaagaaaacattaaGTTCAGCTGCAATCATCTCGATACAGGCTGCTATTACTGAAAGAAGACAAAAATTAGCTGATCAGCTCGCTGAAGCTGCATGCCAACCTTCCACCCGTGGTGTGGAGCTTCGTGCAGCTGTTTCAGCTCTGAAAAGACTTGGAGATGGCCCCCGTGCTCATAATTTACTGCTGAATGCTCATTACCAGCGGTTTCAGTATAACATGCAAAGCCTTCGTCCATCAAGCACTTCATATGGAGGAGCATATACAGCTGCCCTATCACAGCTGGTTTTCTCTGCAATTGCTCAAGCTGCTACTGATTCTATGTCTGTTTTTGGTAATGAGCGACAATATTCATCTGAACTTGTAGTTTGGGCCACTAAACAAACAGAGGCTTTTGCATTGCTTGTAAAGAGACATGCATTGGCCTCATCAGCAGCTGCTGGTGGTTTAAGAGCTGCTGCTGAATGTGTTCAAATCGCATTAGGTCATTGTTCTTTGTTGGAAGCTCGTGGTTTGGCACTGTGTCCCGTGCTCCTAAAACTCTTTAGGCCTAGTGTTGAACAAGCATTGGACGCTAATTTAAAGCGTATTGAAGAGAGCAGTGCTGCACTAGCTGCTGCTGATGAGTGGGTACTTATATATCCTCCAACTGCTATCCGCCAATCTGGTCTTGGTACAACGGCTACATTCCATTATAAACTTTCGAGCAGTGCTCATCGCTTCAACTCGATGGTCCAGGTGTGTTTTTAGGCTTTCTAACCTATGTCATTAAGATTGATGTGATagttggcatggtttgttttggcTAGTGGTAAGTTTGTGCTAGGAAAAGAAAAGCCAATAGACAAGTGGATATTACTAAGGACCCTGGAGAACAAAGAAAATGAGAGCCAAAACAATTCGCTTACAAGCAGATATATGTAGAAGAGCAGGCTTCTGTGTTTCTCGTATATTCTATCCTAATTGATACAGATTGATGTCAGTTTCCATTGTAAAAATTCTTTGGCCTTCCCATTAATATTCGTTTTTGTTTAAACTTTAGATTTTCCCTCATGTATGTTGGAATCCTACTTCATAAAAAAGTATCATAAGTAtgtacatttttttttatgtatatatatattgaaagttAGTTGGTTTCCAGTATAATTTCTCTCTTCTTGGCAAGTTGGTGATCTTTTCTCTTGATAGCTTTGTGTCTCCATTGTAGGATTTCTTTGAGGATGTAGGACCACTTCTAAGTATGCAGTTGGGAGGTCCTACGTTGGAAGGTCTCTTTCAAGTATTCAACTCATATATCAGCTTACTCATAAATGCATTACCTGGATCTCTTGAGGATGAAGGAAACATGGAAGGTTCCTCTAATAAAATCGTGCGCCTCGCTGAGACAGAATCCCAGCAGATAGCATTGCTAGCTAATGCATCTTTGTTAGCAGATGAGATGCTCCCACGTGCTGCCATGAAGCTTACCCCGATGAACCAGGGGAATATCAAGGATGATCCTCGTAAACGAGCACCAGATAGGAATCGCCACCCAGAGCAACGGGAATGGAAAAGACGGCTGCAACGGTCTGTTGATAGGTTAAGAGATGCTTTCTGTCAACAGCATGCTCTTGATCTCATTTTCACGGAAGATGGTGACACGCTCCTTAAAGCAGAGATGTATTTGAACATGGATGGAAGTCTTGATGAACCTGAGTGGTTTCCTTCTCCCATCTTCCAGGTAATTTCAAGTGATACACTGTATAAGATAGCCTTCCGTGTCCTCTATGCTTAACAATTGCCTCATGTGAGCTTTCATAGAATCACATTTCTATGGGTGACGTCGTTAGAGTGTGTACTATTTTTCTTAATCTTGATTTATGGTGAGCTTCAAACATTTATGTTTAGTTGTGACCCTCATTATCGTCAGATCAACCTATCAATGGCTTGAACAGGAGGAAAGGATCCCATCAATCCCTGTTTCTTGTGCTCGTGTTTATCATACCAGGAACcctacaagttcaaaacaaaaattCATGTACTAATCATTCTAAATATTTCCAAATGCGAATGCTCCTCACAGTAGTGCCATTTCACTCTTTTCAATTCACTTGAAAATATACTCGTGTAATCTGCCACATGCTTTATAATCTACGATATTTTGGACTTAAAGCTGTTATAGCTCCCAAAAATGTTTTTGTGATACGTGATATTAGTAGTCACTGAGTGTTGAACATGCATCATTTTTAGCTGCCGATATTTTTTTCCCCACCTGTTATAGTTATTTTTCCTTGGTTATTTAGGAGCTTTTTGCAAAGCTAAACAGAATGGCTACCATAGCAGCAGAGATGTTTGTAGGCCGTGAAAGATTTGCTACAATTCTACTAATGAGACTTACAGAGACCGTCATCTTGTGGCTTTCAAATGACCAAAATTTTTGGGATGATATGGAGGAAGGGCCAAGGCCTTTGGGTGCTTTTGGTCTTCAGCAGGTATTTAGCTTGGTGGCCCTTcacatttattttcttttataattGAATACTAACCCCTTTTATTTATATCTGCAGTTCTATCTGGATATGAAATTTGTCATTCATTTCTCATCCCAAGGACGCTACTTATCGCGGCATTTGAATCAAGTTATCAATGACATAATATCCAGAGTTGCAGCAGCATTTGCTACCACTGGAAAGGATCCATACAGGTATGTTGATTAAGTGATTAATGATTGAAATTTGTGACACCAGATAGCGGTCTTTTCTTTTGCCTATGGTAATCTCTTTGAATATCAAAAGTGGGACTGTTGTCTTGCTTCAAAGCATTAAACCGAATGTGTCAAGAAATTAACTCTGAATATCTAGCTAATCACTGTCTTCATGTCGTCAAAACATTGTGTGCGCGTATGTGTTCTTGCACTGAATAAGGAACATGGTACAATGCTCAACATTCAAATCCCGTTTGgccaaaaagaaaataataaaatgaaagaaaaagtAAGCAAATCATCTTGATTTCCTCCTATCACCACCCACTTGTTGTTGAATCTCTACATACTctgaatgagagattttgcatggTTGTCTTTTTTGTGGAAGGTGAGGGCCCATTTCAGCGCGTTCAGTAATTCAACATAAGAAGTTGTTAGCAGTATCATCTGTCATGTCAGCTGTGCAATAGTTGCCGTGAGAAACTTTTTCCCATGAGAGTTGTCCTCTACAATTCGTATAACCTAATATATCCATTTACCATAGTGCTCTGTCTCTTGATTGACATTTGAGAGTCAATCTGAAGTTTCATTGTGATGGTATGTTTGTCATACTGTTGGAATATTCTGTACTGCATTAGATATCAGCTAAACATATACAATTATGTTGCTTGTTAATGGAAACATAATCATTACCCAGGCTCCTTAAAGTTTCCTTTCTTCTGGGCAGTTTTGGTCCCTTTTTGTTTGTTTGCTGTGTTATATTTTGATTCACCAAACACCCATAGGCAGTGAGATCACATAAACCTGTCGTTTGTCATCTAGTTATATAGTGTGTTATCTGTAAGTTTCATTCTCCAGTCATTGATAATTCATCctctgttttattattttaaagatatGTCATACATATACTGATTTACTTGTCCCGGTGTGAGTTGTTAGAATagcaattatttttcttttcaagctaAAAATGTAAGCCCTTATACCAGGATCTTGCCGGAGGATGAGTGGTTTATGGACCTTGCTCAAGAAGCCATAGAGAGGCTGACTGGAAAAACTAGAGCCTCAAACGGAGATAGAGATCCCAACAGTCCAACTGCGTCTGTCTCAGCACAGTCTGTTTCATCAGTGagatctcatggaagttcctagTCTAATGCAGTTCCTCAGCTTTGTATATTACCGGGAGATCGAGAAAAAGAGCCAAGCTAAACCAGTTAGGGTTTTCAAGCACAGTTACTACATGTCAAGAACCAGCAGTGAAGCTGTCTTCCGATCATTTCTGCCCCTACTGGTTGCGTTCTGCACAAAATCCTTGTATAAAATGTAAGCCCACTCTATTTTTTCCTCTCCAATATGTACTAATTGTTTTGGTTGGTTttaggatattttttttttccaattgttCTTTAGCTTTGAGTGTTTATGAGTTTGTAAATGTTAACAATGTTGATCTGTCACTTTGTGTTCGATTCTAAAACTGCACCATTCTTTCACTCCTTTCACATAGTAGTTGCTTGTTTAGCACGACTGCTGACGGATAAAAATGGAATGATAAAACAGAACTGTATATTTTGGATGATGCACTGTGAACTGTATATCCTCTAAATGCAGCCCTGAAAGCAATGGATTGTCATTGTCTATGAATTGATACTTGTGATCCAAAAAGAGCTTTATCTGTAAATCTTGTCAGTGTAGTAAAGAAAGTGGGAATTCGGATAGATTGGGTTTACATAATCGATTTGTACCTATTATATTTTAGCATTTATCAACCTAACCGGGTTTGCTCAGATAACTTACTATCTAATCCAAAGATCCCAAACCAAAAAGTTTGTACGAGCTGTAGGAGGCTACATTTCGAACTATAAATAAAAATTGACCTCAAATTTGGAAATAGCATTTTCCGGCAATAGTTGTGATTCATTTTGTCACTTGTTGGCCAGGAAAGCTTAAGTAGAGTACAAGCTAGAGCTAATTATTTTGACTTGTTGGGCGACCGAATGAAGCGAGGGAGGACCTTATATGATCACTTTTTGTAAAATGTAAGTCATAAATTGAactaaaaagattggaaatggttTGGAAATAACCCTCTAaatcatatttttcttttttcctttagacattttcgtaaataaaccgaAGAAGGAGGGCAATATATATAgtagacattttcgtaaataaaccaaaAAGGAAGGACAATAGGTATTAAACACTTTCGTAAATAAACCAAAGAGGAAGGGCAAATAGATATCAGTGTTCAATTGTATTATAATTTCTTATGCATCCTATTTTTTTAGGGGTATAActgacaac comes from Papaver somniferum cultivar HN1 chromosome 7, ASM357369v1, whole genome shotgun sequence and encodes:
- the LOC113297761 gene encoding exocyst complex component EXO84B-like, which gives rise to MASAKSSRSRVSGGVTPSKGAGNVVENGIQIEDKLKVFRNDNFEPEAFVQSKCQSLNEKEIRQLCSYLHDLKKASAEEMRKSVYANYTAFIRTSKEISDLEGELLSIRNLLSTQAALIHGLAEGVQIESLSTTFSEDSASRGTHKSENRETSDVEKWSVEFPDMLDVLLAERRIDEALDALDEGENVAAEAKEKKTLSSAAIISIQAAITERRQKLADQLAEAACQPSTRGVELRAAVSALKRLGDGPRAHNLLLNAHYQRFQYNMQSLRPSSTSYGGAYTAALSQLVFSAIAQAATDSMSVFGNERQYSSELVVWATKQTEAFALLVKRHALASSAAAGGLRAAAECVQIALGHCSLLEARGLALCPVLLKLFRPSVEQALDANLKRIEESSAALAAADEWVLIYPPTAIRQSGLGTTATFHYKLSSSAHRFNSMVQDFFEDVGPLLSMQLGGPTLEGLFQVFNSYISLLINALPGSLEDEGNMEGSSNKIVRLAETESQQIALLANASLLADEMLPRAAMKLTPMNQGNIKDDPRKRAPDRNRHPEQREWKRRLQRSVDRLRDAFCQQHALDLIFTEDGDTLLKAEMYLNMDGSLDEPEWFPSPIFQELFAKLNRMATIAAEMFVGRERFATILLMRLTETVILWLSNDQNFWDDMEEGPRPLGAFGLQQFYLDMKFVIHFSSQGRYLSRHLNQVINDIISRVAAAFATTGKDPYRILPEDEWFMDLAQEAIERLTGKTRASNGDRDPNSPTASVSAQSVSSVRSHGSS